A stretch of the Pseudobacteriovorax antillogorgiicola genome encodes the following:
- a CDS encoding DUF4340 domain-containing protein, which produces MKSLKTPLILLVIIAALAGVGYWDEWQTKQDKDASDKKNLLFTDLKAEDVSKISIQSQDKGLIVAEKRDAVWHLVKPRSARADQDKLSSLVKSLVDYKYERDLGAQKDDGYGLEEPKVKVIITHGDKTTSLMIGNKSPVGFSSYLKLADNDAVFLGNHYIFTSLDKKFDDFRDKTLGLPKLSRLDRWELNLPEQQFAFARKDQGWVFESPVTNQSLDEEALRKSVSAFSGSIVEEFIDEPSTELMEALKIGQNGTENLGNVAWTDFQGQRSSLLILSNNESLYGKLNDQQGYLKLSDELRSELEKTLWDFQDKRLVSFDSNSVKSVLIDGTSFIKSENGVWNEAGKEEVSVEHPRLLLVDLEYGRAISIIEKEWDLGEPLHRAEITMNDGGVLKISVWQHPENEGEAIIRKEHESSKFYITEDSILENFVASEVEDDEAPLESQG; this is translated from the coding sequence ATGAAGTCACTAAAAACCCCCCTCATCCTTCTTGTCATCATCGCAGCCCTTGCAGGTGTTGGATACTGGGATGAGTGGCAAACCAAACAAGACAAGGATGCAAGTGATAAGAAGAATCTTCTATTCACGGACCTGAAGGCTGAGGATGTATCAAAAATTTCCATTCAGTCGCAAGATAAGGGCTTGATTGTAGCTGAAAAGCGAGATGCGGTTTGGCATTTAGTTAAGCCGCGTTCGGCTCGTGCTGATCAAGACAAGCTATCGTCTCTGGTGAAGTCTCTTGTAGACTACAAGTACGAACGAGATCTTGGGGCCCAAAAGGATGATGGCTATGGTCTTGAGGAGCCGAAGGTGAAAGTCATAATCACCCATGGCGACAAGACAACAAGCCTTATGATCGGCAATAAAAGTCCGGTGGGCTTTAGTAGCTATTTGAAGCTGGCTGATAATGATGCCGTTTTTCTTGGAAACCACTATATTTTTACTAGCCTAGACAAGAAGTTTGATGACTTTCGGGACAAAACCCTGGGGCTTCCTAAGCTATCCCGACTGGATCGTTGGGAGCTGAACCTTCCAGAACAGCAGTTTGCCTTTGCAAGAAAGGATCAAGGTTGGGTGTTTGAGAGCCCTGTGACGAACCAAAGCCTCGATGAGGAAGCCTTGCGGAAAAGTGTTTCAGCCTTTTCCGGATCAATTGTTGAAGAGTTTATCGACGAACCATCGACGGAGCTGATGGAGGCCCTCAAGATTGGTCAGAATGGTACTGAAAACTTAGGAAATGTCGCCTGGACGGACTTCCAGGGTCAGCGATCTAGCTTACTGATTCTTAGCAACAATGAAAGCTTGTACGGTAAACTCAATGATCAACAGGGCTACCTAAAGCTTAGTGACGAACTGCGCTCAGAGCTAGAAAAGACCCTTTGGGATTTCCAAGACAAGCGGCTTGTTAGCTTCGATTCTAATAGCGTTAAGTCTGTGCTTATCGATGGCACGTCTTTTATCAAATCCGAGAATGGAGTTTGGAATGAGGCTGGGAAGGAGGAAGTCTCTGTGGAGCATCCCAGGCTTCTCCTTGTCGATCTTGAGTATGGACGAGCGATCTCTATCATTGAGAAAGAATGGGACTTGGGTGAACCCCTTCACCGAGCTGAGATCACCATGAATGATGGTGGTGTGCTCAAAATTTCAGTTTGGCAACACCCTGAGAATGAGGGCGAAGCGATAATTCGAAAAGAGCATGAATCATCCAAGTTTTACATCACAGAAGACTCTATTTTAGAAAATTTCGTCGCAAGCGAAGTTGAGGATGACGAAGCCCCCCTTGAATCTCAAGGGTAG
- a CDS encoding Gldg family protein, producing the protein MKSKLLILPFLSIFSVAMAVLVGSTMSDIPWLSHSLWGLAAALIAAWIVAEKDSIQQSFAVKGARYGMSTGLTVVLGLVIIVGVGFLSTRARFNQSFDVTRDGINTLSDQSLKMIEKFDESNPITVLTFFDDDMKKTEFTQLLDLYLGAGLPAQVEHIDPKAEPTRALAENVTTVDTVILKLADQNNRLTDFTEEKLTNGFLKLLKQDSKKVYFTLGHGERDLENQEAEGYRLIKDELVSERYEVATVNLLEAGKVPDDADIVVVAGPKYDFRETEIALLDAHLAAAKPVLVLVDAMTNVPNLQKLMENYGLKVDNNMLILRPDDPRAQLLGQNNALITEFDEFSPATKDLAAKGAVTLVAANSRSISESVDNDKGMKPTLVAKTADIIIAVDKVTKPQDLEDIGPDRIVGGPFAVLGVAVGQIGGEEIAENSRKSESTEAKDVGNDKLGKAAKELRVGVVGSSDLVTNLGVQRGENVDMFLNMVNYLLQDEDFISIRPKDLTESRLDVSSASSQLLLLFFAYIYPTVFLGGGIFYWVRRRRA; encoded by the coding sequence ATGAAATCAAAACTATTAATTCTTCCATTTTTGTCGATTTTCTCTGTAGCTATGGCGGTTTTGGTCGGTAGTACCATGAGCGATATCCCGTGGCTGTCTCATAGCCTTTGGGGGCTGGCAGCAGCGCTGATAGCAGCGTGGATTGTGGCGGAAAAAGACAGTATCCAGCAATCGTTTGCCGTTAAAGGTGCTCGCTATGGTATGAGCACAGGGCTGACTGTAGTCCTGGGTTTAGTCATTATTGTTGGGGTAGGCTTCCTATCAACTCGGGCACGTTTCAATCAATCTTTTGATGTCACTCGGGACGGGATCAATACCCTTTCCGATCAATCTCTCAAAATGATTGAAAAGTTTGATGAATCCAATCCCATTACCGTGCTGACATTTTTCGACGACGACATGAAAAAAACAGAATTCACGCAGTTGTTGGATCTTTATCTTGGGGCTGGGCTTCCCGCACAAGTTGAACATATCGACCCCAAAGCAGAGCCGACGCGAGCCCTTGCGGAGAATGTTACCACCGTTGATACGGTTATTTTGAAGCTAGCAGATCAGAATAATCGTCTGACAGACTTCACAGAAGAGAAATTGACCAATGGATTCCTAAAACTATTAAAGCAAGATAGTAAAAAGGTCTATTTCACCCTGGGTCATGGTGAGCGAGACTTGGAGAATCAAGAGGCTGAAGGCTACCGCTTGATCAAAGATGAGCTAGTCTCTGAACGTTACGAAGTAGCCACGGTAAATCTTCTAGAAGCTGGTAAGGTTCCGGATGATGCTGATATTGTGGTGGTTGCGGGTCCAAAATACGATTTCAGGGAAACAGAAATCGCCCTACTAGACGCTCACCTCGCAGCAGCGAAGCCAGTTCTAGTTCTCGTTGACGCTATGACCAACGTTCCAAACTTACAAAAGCTTATGGAAAACTATGGTTTGAAAGTCGATAATAATATGCTGATTTTGAGACCCGATGATCCCAGGGCTCAGCTTTTAGGGCAGAACAACGCCCTGATCACAGAGTTTGATGAATTCTCTCCCGCAACGAAAGACCTAGCAGCCAAAGGAGCGGTAACCCTCGTTGCTGCGAACTCCCGATCTATCTCAGAGTCTGTGGATAACGACAAGGGCATGAAGCCGACTCTAGTGGCGAAGACAGCCGACATCATTATTGCCGTCGACAAGGTTACTAAGCCGCAAGACTTGGAAGATATTGGTCCAGATAGAATTGTAGGTGGTCCGTTCGCTGTGCTTGGAGTTGCTGTTGGTCAAATTGGAGGTGAAGAAATTGCCGAAAATAGTCGCAAGAGCGAATCCACAGAAGCTAAGGATGTCGGCAATGACAAGCTTGGCAAGGCAGCCAAGGAGCTGAGAGTCGGAGTAGTAGGGTCGTCCGACCTTGTGACGAATTTAGGTGTGCAGCGCGGAGAAAATGTGGATATGTTTTTGAATATGGTGAACTATCTGCTTCAAGATGAAGACTTTATTTCGATCCGCCCTAAAGATCTAACCGAGTCGCGCCTCGATGTTTCGAGTGCATCGAGCCAACTACTTTTACTGTTCTTTGCGTACATCTACCCCACAGTGTTCTTGGGTGGGGGTATCTTCTACTGGGTTAGAAGGAGGCGTGCATGA
- the mfd gene encoding transcription-repair coupling factor — MESVKKSVVVALEPYLKGLDASSYDNSVLNILGAQPVQVEFLTLVAIEEEFRGSDGQGTIVVLLPHSREFKRWHELIAENFHGAVKTFELSASQFWGSDRYANQARILHQRMNALSQLAQGQGFKVVLASFPGLMQATLELSELRKLTIPLKRGDEFDSDELLDRIGDLGYQESDVVTEPGFYSQRGGILDIFTLHQDQPVRIEFIADTLSTMRTFDPVSQRSTGEINECLIPPALELDFHHSNHRAYSQDLHTFLLTNERLDRHERQGMVDALLKGFRFPTLPLFFPLLRRSSGQRSLWDQIEGVPILSHGSWPRHVDDYGSFTKNIRNAFKSDLESGKASYPPEEHFSAPLPEPSQPLIEFGNPFREGPKIWDGQSRTLGPLNLDTSVRLIAETLQEGQRVFVLVQSKSQQQRVSSVFDAHNISWQESKKPVMACLRHVYEDQSVTILRGDLSQPVYLDLHQCLIIPEHAFFGEPKRRAMSTKKSLKAVLSSFRDLKEGSLVVHIEHGIGRYCGMKNISVAGLSSEFLVIEYAGGDRIYLPVDKLEQLQKYSGGSSSSPHLDRLKSQGWTKKKQRVKKAVKDMADELLKIHAQRKTSPGTAFSNPNDLYFQLEADFPYEETDDQLRCIDEVNADLSSAHPMDRLICGDVGFGKTEVAIRAAMRVVIDGFQVMVLAPTTVLSYQHFNTFQKRFEKYGVVVALLNRFVKAKAAKDVIDKFNQGRIDVLVGTHRVLSKDVKARNLGLIVVDEEQRFGVGHKEKLKALKASSDILTLTATPIPRSLHMSLLGLRDISTIMTPPTERLEVKTYVVQWDDSIIKAAIEKEVARGGQVFFVHNRVEDILELRSYLSDLVPGVDIRVGHGQMTEQELERVIVDFLEQKFSVLLCTTIIESGIDMPNVNTILVNRADRFGLSQLYQMRGRVGRSSRQSYAYFLTKAHMMMTPDAEQRLQVLAAHQELGAGFYIANYDLEMRGAGDLLGGAQSGHISDVGIDMYTQLLEDEIRKSQGGPQRFEIDPEIKIDIKASLPPTYIDAESQRLNIYKRIFSSLEIEELEEIKSEVQDRYGPLPADGGAIFQVARLKLMLRTQRAVTLSRVSDSKYELTFGSLEKEHIKRLLKASEKRPDVFKINPDYSMIVTVEALDEAFQGLDGLIYALDMLTKY, encoded by the coding sequence ATGGAAAGTGTCAAAAAGTCTGTAGTAGTGGCCCTAGAGCCTTACCTGAAAGGCCTTGATGCCTCAAGTTATGACAATTCGGTATTGAATATTCTTGGGGCTCAGCCGGTCCAGGTTGAGTTTTTAACCTTGGTTGCCATTGAGGAAGAGTTTCGTGGCAGCGACGGGCAGGGCACTATTGTAGTGCTTTTACCACATAGTCGTGAGTTCAAGCGCTGGCATGAGTTGATCGCCGAGAACTTTCATGGTGCTGTCAAAACCTTTGAGCTTTCTGCAAGTCAGTTTTGGGGAAGTGATCGCTACGCAAACCAAGCTCGTATTTTGCACCAGCGTATGAACGCTTTGAGTCAGCTAGCGCAAGGACAAGGGTTCAAAGTTGTTTTAGCTAGTTTCCCAGGGTTGATGCAAGCTACGCTTGAACTCTCCGAACTGAGAAAGCTAACCATTCCGCTGAAAAGAGGAGATGAGTTCGATTCAGATGAATTACTCGATAGGATTGGGGATCTAGGCTACCAGGAAAGTGATGTGGTGACTGAACCCGGGTTTTACTCCCAGAGAGGAGGTATTCTTGATATCTTCACGCTTCATCAAGATCAACCGGTACGCATTGAATTCATCGCAGATACACTGAGCACTATGAGGACTTTCGATCCCGTCAGTCAAAGATCCACAGGAGAAATCAACGAGTGCCTCATCCCGCCTGCCCTTGAACTTGACTTTCATCACTCAAATCATCGAGCCTATAGCCAAGACTTACACACATTCCTTTTAACGAATGAACGTTTGGATCGTCACGAACGCCAGGGCATGGTAGATGCTCTTCTAAAAGGTTTTCGTTTTCCTACCTTACCACTGTTTTTTCCTCTGTTGCGGCGGAGCAGTGGCCAACGGTCACTTTGGGATCAAATTGAGGGTGTTCCCATTCTGTCACATGGATCGTGGCCACGGCATGTTGACGACTATGGTTCATTTACCAAAAATATCAGGAATGCTTTTAAGTCGGACCTAGAAAGCGGCAAGGCGAGCTACCCTCCAGAAGAGCACTTTTCTGCGCCACTGCCAGAACCTAGTCAGCCACTGATCGAGTTTGGTAACCCCTTCCGCGAGGGTCCAAAGATTTGGGACGGGCAGTCGCGAACGTTAGGGCCGCTTAACCTAGACACTTCTGTGCGCTTGATTGCTGAAACTCTCCAAGAGGGGCAGAGGGTTTTTGTACTTGTTCAATCGAAATCTCAGCAGCAGAGAGTCTCTAGTGTTTTTGATGCTCATAACATTTCTTGGCAAGAGTCAAAGAAACCCGTTATGGCATGTCTTCGCCATGTTTATGAAGATCAGTCCGTGACTATCCTTAGGGGGGATCTATCACAGCCTGTTTATCTTGATCTTCATCAATGTTTGATCATCCCAGAGCATGCATTCTTTGGTGAACCAAAGCGAAGAGCTATGTCAACCAAGAAGTCCTTGAAGGCTGTTCTAAGCTCGTTTCGCGATCTTAAAGAAGGCTCACTTGTTGTTCATATTGAGCACGGGATTGGCCGCTACTGTGGAATGAAAAATATTTCGGTCGCAGGCCTTTCCTCAGAATTTTTGGTGATTGAATATGCCGGTGGCGATCGGATCTATCTGCCGGTCGATAAATTGGAGCAATTACAGAAATACTCTGGCGGTAGCAGCTCGTCACCTCATTTAGATCGCCTTAAAAGCCAAGGCTGGACCAAGAAAAAGCAGCGAGTTAAAAAAGCTGTTAAGGATATGGCTGATGAGCTACTTAAAATACATGCCCAGCGAAAGACAAGCCCAGGTACGGCTTTTTCAAACCCCAATGATCTATACTTTCAATTAGAAGCTGATTTTCCCTACGAGGAAACCGATGATCAGTTGCGTTGTATAGATGAGGTTAACGCTGACTTGAGTTCCGCGCATCCGATGGATCGACTAATCTGTGGTGATGTTGGTTTTGGAAAAACTGAGGTTGCCATTAGAGCTGCCATGAGGGTTGTCATAGATGGCTTCCAAGTTATGGTCTTGGCCCCAACTACTGTTCTTAGCTACCAGCACTTCAATACCTTTCAAAAGCGCTTTGAGAAATATGGTGTCGTGGTAGCCCTATTAAATCGATTTGTGAAAGCGAAGGCAGCGAAGGATGTGATTGATAAATTCAATCAGGGCCGTATTGATGTTCTAGTCGGCACTCATCGCGTGTTGAGCAAGGATGTCAAGGCTCGCAACCTTGGTTTGATTGTGGTCGATGAGGAACAACGCTTTGGAGTCGGGCACAAGGAGAAATTAAAGGCTCTGAAAGCCTCATCGGATATTCTTACGCTAACAGCAACCCCGATCCCTCGTTCACTTCACATGTCTTTGCTAGGTCTCCGCGACATCTCTACGATCATGACGCCTCCGACGGAAAGGCTAGAAGTAAAAACCTATGTGGTTCAATGGGACGATAGTATTATCAAAGCTGCCATCGAAAAAGAGGTGGCTCGGGGTGGGCAGGTGTTCTTTGTTCACAATCGAGTCGAGGATATCCTAGAATTAAGATCGTACCTGTCTGATCTGGTCCCAGGAGTTGATATTCGGGTAGGTCATGGGCAGATGACGGAACAGGAGCTTGAGAGGGTAATTGTCGACTTTCTAGAGCAAAAGTTCTCAGTGCTGCTTTGCACTACCATCATCGAGTCTGGGATTGACATGCCTAATGTCAATACTATCCTTGTTAATCGTGCTGATCGGTTTGGTTTGTCGCAACTCTATCAGATGCGAGGGCGAGTCGGGCGGTCTAGCCGTCAGTCTTATGCCTACTTTTTAACCAAAGCCCATATGATGATGACACCGGACGCAGAGCAGAGACTCCAGGTTCTCGCAGCTCACCAAGAGCTTGGTGCTGGGTTCTATATTGCTAACTACGATCTTGAAATGCGCGGTGCGGGAGACTTGCTTGGAGGAGCGCAGTCGGGGCATATCAGTGACGTGGGTATTGATATGTATACTCAACTTTTGGAAGATGAGATTCGCAAGTCACAAGGTGGTCCACAGCGGTTCGAGATCGACCCGGAAATCAAAATCGACATCAAAGCTTCGCTACCTCCCACATATATTGATGCTGAGTCTCAGCGCCTGAACATTTACAAGAGAATCTTCTCTAGCCTTGAGATTGAAGAGCTAGAAGAGATCAAATCTGAAGTCCAGGATCGCTATGGACCATTGCCAGCAGATGGCGGGGCCATATTTCAGGTTGCTCGCCTGAAGTTGATGCTTAGAACCCAAAGAGCCGTAACGTTGTCGCGAGTTTCTGACAGCAAATACGAGCTAACTTTTGGATCTTTGGAAAAGGAGCATATCAAAAGGCTACTCAAAGCCAGCGAAAAAAGGCCAGATGTTTTTAAGATCAATCCTGACTACAGTATGATAGTGACAGTAGAAGCGTTGGACGAGGCCTTTCAAGGTCTCGACGGGCTTATCTATGCCCTGGATATGCTGACGAAATACTGA
- a CDS encoding NAD(P)H-dependent glycerol-3-phosphate dehydrogenase: MSNSQVLVLGAGNFGTALAHHLAKKGETTTLWARRQEIANAINQTHQNPFYLKSVTLSPDLKATATLSSDLVNNSEVIVIAVPTQYMRQALEPIAQHISPNTRLVCASKGIEMGTLKMPIAIVEELVPQTSKENIAILSGPSFAIEVAQDAPTAVSIASHDEKTAEFIQTLFHTGAFRAYTSNDPIGLEVAGALKNVIALASGAARGMGLQNNAWAALLTRGLAEITRVGMAMGSNPITFNGLGGVGDLFLTCTSEKSRNYKVGFQIGQGKQLADVLDQLGSVAEGVTTAQSAFQLSQKLNVDAPITKVVYEVIYTKKPLQQAVADLLGRDKKAEVTYP; encoded by the coding sequence ATGTCAAATTCGCAGGTACTAGTTCTAGGAGCAGGAAATTTCGGAACTGCACTAGCTCATCATTTAGCAAAGAAGGGCGAAACCACTACCTTGTGGGCTCGTCGCCAGGAAATCGCAAACGCCATCAATCAAACCCACCAAAACCCTTTCTATCTAAAGTCCGTAACTTTGAGCCCTGATCTTAAGGCGACAGCTACCCTATCCTCTGATCTTGTCAACAATTCCGAGGTCATTGTTATTGCGGTTCCAACCCAATATATGCGGCAGGCGCTGGAGCCTATTGCTCAGCATATTAGCCCTAATACTCGGCTAGTTTGCGCCTCAAAAGGCATTGAAATGGGAACCTTAAAGATGCCCATTGCCATCGTTGAAGAGTTGGTACCACAGACATCAAAAGAAAATATTGCGATTCTGTCCGGCCCCAGCTTTGCTATCGAAGTTGCCCAAGATGCACCTACAGCGGTGTCCATCGCATCTCACGATGAAAAGACCGCCGAATTCATACAAACACTATTTCACACAGGAGCCTTTCGGGCATATACCAGCAATGACCCGATCGGCCTTGAAGTTGCAGGAGCACTCAAGAATGTGATCGCTCTCGCATCCGGTGCAGCACGAGGAATGGGGTTGCAGAACAATGCCTGGGCCGCACTTCTCACCAGAGGTTTGGCAGAGATCACAAGAGTTGGGATGGCCATGGGCTCAAACCCCATTACATTCAACGGCCTGGGAGGTGTTGGCGATTTATTTCTCACCTGCACCTCTGAAAAAAGCCGGAACTACAAAGTTGGATTTCAAATTGGACAAGGCAAGCAACTTGCTGATGTTCTCGATCAGCTCGGCTCCGTCGCCGAAGGTGTGACAACAGCTCAGTCAGCCTTTCAACTAAGCCAAAAGCTTAATGTTGATGCTCCGATTACCAAAGTTGTTTATGAGGTTATTTACACGAAAAAGCCACTGCAACAAGCAGTGGCTGATCTTCTTGGAAGGGATAAAAAGGCGGAAGTCACCTACCCTTGA
- a CDS encoding pyruvate carboxylase has protein sequence MELKSRVVANKRLLVANRGEIATRIFRAATELNMQTIAIYSHEDRFSVHRFKADEAYKVGQKGAPLEAYLNWQEIVELAVDKKIDAIHPGYGFLSENDEFAKACEDNDILFCGPNSTILKAFGDKLTAKKVALDAGLPVIPGTQNPVETLEEAKIKAQEIGYPITLKALSGGGGKGIRIVKDEPELIEAFNRARSEAMSSFGKADVYLEKNIQNPKHIEVQIAGDCHGQVIHLFERDCSIQRRHQKVVELAPAIGISTETRSQVLKYAVDVAKSVDYVGIGTVEFLVDQDGKPYFLEVNPRIQVEHTVTEMITGVDLVQMSILMAAGRKMNHPAIGIDGQESIKARGVAIQCRITTENPQNDFAPDTGVILAYRPAQGFGIRLDEGLGTSGGLVTPYYDSLLVKVTAHSFDLYGAARKMSRALKEFRIRGVKHNIPLLINILEHPNFLESSIDTSFLSSHPELFQFKQPRDRATRLLKFIANTTVNNPHNLSSKNRIAVGESYSLPKTSEFEKDSAVTAKKILEQAGPSGLQSWVKEQKSLLLTDTTMRDAHQSLFATRLRNYDILQASDYYRTHADQFFSLEVWGGATFDTCMRFLKEDPWERLAILREKIPNIMLQMLFRGSNAVGYTNYPEWVVRDFVRLTCEAGLDVFRIFDCLNNATQMVTAIEEVKKHGKVAEACVCYTGNILDPSKTKYTLDYFVKVAKELETMGADILCIKDMAGLLRPKAAEVLIKELKNSIDLPIHLHTHASSGSSEAMLLAAAGAGCDIVDGAVSSMSGLTSQPSLNATISSLEGQDNCPTVPLKVLDELSRYWGSVREKYHAFDPGLKATSTDVYEHEIPGGQYSNLVDQARRVGVSPNEFYQLTLRYKEVNQLLGDIVKVTPSSKVVGDMALLLQKHGLTGETFLKEKPKLDYPDSAISFFKGHMGVPYGGFNEEVRAMVLGDNPPPPCAPPVANDDSLEKARQELESKFKRSMSDRDVLSYRLYPKVWQDFMQHKEQYGRVEKVPTDLFFYGLEPNREVEIELEMGKTLYVSLSGMTEPNEQGIRRLFFQLNGFPRALEIEDESANQGSTKREKADSFNTGHVPSPMPGKILEVNIVPGDTVKKGQALIVMEAMKMEYIITAKVDGKAERILVNKGDQVEEADLLVEIIDA, from the coding sequence ATGGAACTAAAGTCTCGCGTCGTTGCAAATAAAAGACTGCTGGTCGCTAACCGAGGCGAAATCGCAACCCGAATTTTTCGTGCAGCCACCGAACTCAATATGCAAACAATCGCTATTTACAGCCATGAAGATCGCTTTTCAGTCCATCGCTTCAAAGCTGACGAAGCTTATAAAGTGGGGCAAAAGGGAGCTCCTCTTGAAGCCTATCTAAACTGGCAAGAGATTGTGGAACTCGCTGTAGATAAAAAGATCGACGCCATTCATCCCGGCTACGGATTTCTTTCTGAGAACGATGAATTTGCAAAGGCCTGCGAAGACAATGACATTCTATTCTGCGGCCCAAATTCAACGATACTAAAAGCATTTGGAGACAAACTCACGGCCAAAAAAGTGGCACTCGATGCTGGTCTGCCTGTCATTCCAGGCACACAAAACCCCGTTGAAACCCTTGAAGAAGCCAAAATCAAGGCCCAAGAGATTGGCTACCCAATCACCCTAAAGGCTCTCTCAGGAGGAGGTGGCAAAGGAATTCGAATCGTCAAAGACGAACCCGAGTTGATCGAAGCCTTCAATCGTGCTCGCTCCGAAGCTATGAGTTCCTTTGGCAAAGCAGATGTCTACTTAGAAAAAAATATTCAAAACCCCAAGCATATCGAAGTTCAGATTGCTGGTGATTGCCATGGTCAAGTGATCCATCTCTTCGAGCGTGATTGCTCGATCCAAAGACGCCATCAGAAGGTCGTTGAACTAGCCCCAGCCATCGGGATCTCTACTGAGACTCGAAGCCAGGTCCTAAAGTACGCCGTGGACGTGGCCAAAAGCGTTGATTATGTTGGTATAGGAACGGTTGAGTTTCTCGTCGATCAAGATGGAAAACCATATTTTCTTGAAGTTAATCCACGAATCCAGGTGGAGCACACAGTTACAGAGATGATTACGGGTGTCGACCTGGTTCAGATGTCCATCCTGATGGCTGCGGGCCGGAAGATGAATCACCCAGCGATTGGCATTGATGGCCAGGAAAGTATCAAAGCCCGCGGCGTAGCCATCCAATGCAGGATTACAACAGAAAATCCTCAAAACGACTTTGCTCCAGATACGGGTGTAATCCTTGCTTATCGACCAGCTCAAGGGTTTGGAATTCGTTTGGACGAAGGCCTAGGTACCTCAGGCGGCCTTGTAACACCTTACTATGACTCCCTTCTAGTGAAGGTCACGGCCCATAGCTTCGACCTCTATGGCGCAGCTCGAAAAATGTCACGGGCTTTGAAAGAGTTCCGCATTCGGGGTGTAAAGCATAATATTCCGCTGTTGATCAATATCCTTGAGCACCCAAACTTTTTGGAAAGTTCAATAGACACAAGCTTCTTATCCAGCCATCCTGAGCTATTCCAATTTAAGCAACCTAGAGATCGAGCGACGCGCCTACTCAAGTTTATCGCTAATACAACGGTCAATAACCCTCATAATTTAAGCTCTAAAAACCGGATCGCAGTCGGGGAAAGCTACTCCTTGCCAAAGACTTCGGAGTTTGAAAAGGACTCAGCCGTCACTGCCAAGAAGATCCTGGAGCAAGCGGGCCCAAGCGGGCTCCAGAGCTGGGTCAAAGAACAAAAGTCCCTGCTGTTGACAGATACTACAATGCGAGACGCCCATCAGTCTCTGTTCGCCACGCGATTGCGAAACTACGATATCTTGCAAGCTTCGGATTACTATCGCACCCATGCTGATCAGTTTTTCTCATTGGAAGTGTGGGGTGGAGCAACGTTCGATACCTGCATGCGCTTTCTAAAAGAAGATCCCTGGGAGCGTCTTGCCATCCTTCGTGAGAAGATTCCAAACATCATGCTTCAGATGCTGTTCCGGGGCTCCAATGCAGTAGGATACACCAACTATCCTGAATGGGTCGTTCGTGACTTTGTGCGACTGACCTGTGAAGCAGGATTGGATGTATTCCGCATTTTCGATTGTTTGAACAATGCTACTCAGATGGTCACAGCCATTGAAGAAGTCAAAAAGCATGGAAAAGTTGCTGAGGCCTGCGTTTGCTACACAGGAAATATTCTCGATCCTAGCAAGACCAAGTACACTCTTGATTATTTTGTCAAGGTTGCCAAAGAACTAGAGACTATGGGTGCTGATATCCTGTGTATCAAGGATATGGCTGGCTTGCTCCGCCCCAAGGCTGCGGAAGTTTTGATCAAAGAGCTCAAGAACAGTATCGACCTACCAATTCACTTGCATACCCATGCCAGCTCAGGATCATCGGAAGCCATGTTGCTCGCGGCGGCGGGAGCCGGCTGTGACATCGTCGATGGGGCCGTAAGCTCCATGTCCGGTTTAACATCACAGCCAAGCCTGAATGCTACGATCTCATCTTTAGAAGGGCAAGACAATTGCCCCACCGTACCTCTCAAGGTTCTCGACGAACTCAGCCGCTATTGGGGCAGCGTTCGAGAGAAATACCATGCTTTCGATCCTGGTTTGAAAGCGACATCAACGGATGTCTACGAGCATGAAATCCCTGGTGGCCAATATTCAAACCTCGTGGATCAAGCTCGAAGAGTCGGAGTCAGCCCGAACGAGTTTTACCAGCTGACCCTTCGCTACAAAGAGGTCAATCAACTCCTCGGTGATATTGTTAAAGTGACCCCATCTTCCAAGGTCGTCGGCGACATGGCCCTATTGCTCCAAAAACATGGACTTACCGGAGAGACATTCCTCAAAGAGAAGCCGAAGTTAGACTACCCCGATTCCGCTATTAGCTTCTTCAAAGGTCACATGGGAGTTCCCTACGGCGGCTTTAACGAAGAGGTTCGCGCGATGGTCTTGGGAGACAACCCACCACCACCATGCGCTCCCCCTGTGGCAAACGACGATAGCCTTGAAAAGGCCCGCCAAGAGCTTGAATCAAAATTCAAACGTTCTATGTCTGATCGCGATGTCTTGTCCTATCGCCTTTACCCAAAGGTCTGGCAAGACTTCATGCAGCACAAGGAGCAGTATGGACGGGTCGAAAAGGTCCCAACTGACCTATTTTTCTATGGATTAGAACCAAACCGAGAGGTTGAAATTGAGCTTGAGATGGGCAAAACCCTTTATGTCAGCCTTTCTGGAATGACAGAGCCCAACGAACAAGGTATTCGGCGCTTGTTTTTCCAGCTTAACGGTTTCCCACGGGCCCTTGAAATCGAAGATGAATCTGCCAACCAAGGATCAACTAAGCGAGAAAAAGCCGACAGCTTTAATACTGGCCACGTTCCCTCACCGATGCCAGGCAAAATCCTAGAGGTGAACATCGTCCCTGGAGATACTGTTAAAAAAGGCCAGGCACTTATCGTGATGGAAGCGATGAAGATGGAGTATATTATCACAGCCAAGGTTGATGGAAAGGCTGAACGAATTCTTGTGAACAAAGGTGATCAAGTGGAAGAGGCTGACTTGCTCGTTGAAATAATAGATGCCTAA